A window of the Hordeum vulgare subsp. vulgare chromosome 5H, MorexV3_pseudomolecules_assembly, whole genome shotgun sequence genome harbors these coding sequences:
- the LOC123451912 gene encoding probable E3 ubiquitin-protein ligase ATL44, with product MTGLIQTLASYKNRCRSTKLFPPSFAIPTTYTVSTLKRRPKLAPRARRHGAHLLILSASRPTGHRERTGKMPRHLLQQSVDRLAAMAAAPAAMDGGGTSAQTDTVLIVIAVLCFLLCVVGLAMVARCSLLCNPSAFSVDVPGGTPAKAPCGGLEKKALQSLPTVSWRPEQREVDEEEGERPECAICLAEFARGDEVRVLPHCGHGFHAACVDVWLLSSSTCPSCRRALVVVLPAPAPPTTHPPACTTTCGAVAGRCRSSAS from the coding sequence ATGACCGGGCTAATCCAGACACTGGCTAGCTATAAAAACCGCTGCCGGAGCACCAAACTCTTCCCTCCCTCCTTCGCAATTCCCACTACGTACACAGTGAGCACACTGAAGAGACGACCTAAGCTGGCCCCGCGCGCTCGTCGGCACGGTGCTCATCTCCTCATCCTGTCGGCCTCTCGACCCACCGGCCACCGGGAACGAACCGGAAAAATGCCCCGCCACCTGCTGCAGCAGTCCGTCGACCGCCTCGCCGCGATGGCCGCGGCTCCGGCGGCCATGGACGGCGGTGGGACGAGCGCGCAGACGGACACGGTCCTCATCGTGATTGCGGTGCTCTGCTTCCTGCTGTGCGTGGTCGGGCTGGCCATGGTCGCGCGCTGCTCCCTGCTCTGCAACCCCTCCGCCTTCTCCGTCGACGTGCCCGGGGGAACGCCGGCCAAGGCGCCGTGCGGCGGCCTGGAGAAGAAGGCGCTGCAGTCGCTGCCGACCGTGTCGTGGCGGCCGGAGCAGAGGGAAGTtgacgaggaggagggggagcggCCGGAGTGCGCCATCTGCCTGGCGGAGTTCGCGCGCGGCGACGAGGTGCGCGTGCTCCCGCACTGCGGCCACGGCTTCCACGCCGCCTGCGTCGACGTGTGGCTCCTCTCCAGCTCCACCtgcccctcctgccgccgcgcCCTCGTCGTCGTgttgccggcgccggcgccgccaACCACCCACCCTCCGGCGTGTACGACGACGTGCGGTGCCGTGGCAGGCCGCTGCCGGTCGTCGGCATCGTAG